One Dreissena polymorpha isolate Duluth1 chromosome 9, UMN_Dpol_1.0, whole genome shotgun sequence genomic window carries:
- the LOC127846456 gene encoding anamorsin homolog, giving the protein MENVEVSQGNTVLWLWGGAAPTDELQGAVKSLQVRLGTGRVQMEHVQRLAMANHHPSSFHVAISGLVQPNTEVMSGDTLAEVCRVLRPDGKLYLATVVTGISSDESKVSATQNVTSALKLSGFINVSQPKVCALSDDLKQSLGNQFPNQDVCLMEFSASKPSYEVGSSSQLKLSFANKKQDVPHTSGNSAAVWKLSAMDMGDDDIDLVDDDELLDEEDRKKPDPASLKADCGTGDGKKKKACKNCTCGLAEELDAEAGKNKPSAPTSSCGNCYLGDAFRCSSCPYLGMPAFKPGEKIALSDRQLKADR; this is encoded by the exons ATGGAGAATGTAGAAGTTTCGCAGGGTAACACAGTGTTGTGGCTGTGGGGAGGAGCTGCTCCTACAGATGAACTTCAGGGTGCAGTGAAGTCCCTACAGGTTCGACTGGGGACAGGGCGAGTCCAGATGGAACATGTTCAGAGGCTTGCAATgg CAAATCATCACCCATCAAGTTTCCATGTTGCCATCTCCGGCCTTGTTCAGCCAAACACAGAGGTCATGTCAGGCGATACACTTGCGGAAGTTTGTCGAGTACTCAGACCAGATGGGAAACTTTACCTGGCTACCGTGGTAACAGGGATATCAAGCGATGAGAGCAAGGTGTCAGCAACCCAGAACGTCACATCTGCTTTGAAGCTGTCAGGATTTATAAATGTGTCACAG CCTAAGGTATGTGCACTGTCAGATGACCTGAAGCAGAGCCTGGGCAATCAGTTCCCCAATCAGGATGTGTGCCTCATGGAGTTCTCAGCCAGCAAACCCAGCTACGAGGTTGGCTCCAGCTCACAGCTCAAACTATCATTTGCAAACAAGAAACAAG ATGTTCCCCACACCAGTGGTAACTCAGCTGCAGTATGGAAGCTGTCAGCCATGGACATGGGTGATGATGACATAGATCTGGTGGATGATGATGAACTGCTGGATGAAGAAGACAGGAAAAAGCCTGACCCAGCTTCACTGAAAG CGGACTGCGGTACAGGAGATGGCAAGAAGAAAAAGGCATGTAAGAACTGCACATGTGGCCTGGCAGAGGAATTGGACGCTGAGGCAGGAAAGAATAAACCATCTGCGCCCACATCCTCATGTGGAAAT TGTTACCTGGGTGACGCATTCCGGTGTTCAAGCTGCCCATACTTGGGTATGCCTGCATTCAAGCCTGGAGAGAAGATAGCCCTGTCAGACAGGCAACTGAAGGCAGACAGATAG